From a region of the Pectobacterium aquaticum genome:
- the cmoA gene encoding carboxy-S-adenosyl-L-methionine synthase CmoA, translated as MPNRDMLFSVPIANLGDWTFDERVADVFPDMIQRSVPGYSNIISMIGMLAERFVRPDSHVYDLGCSLGAATLSMRRNIHVPDCKIIAVDNSPAMVKRCRSHIDAFRSDTPVEIIEADILNIDIENASMVVLNFTLQFLEPSQRQVLIKRIYQGLNPGGVLVLSEKFNFADKDVGELLFNMHLDFKRANGYSELEISQKRSMLENVMLTDSVETHKARLADAGFEHSEIWFQCFNFGSLLAVKAEEKA; from the coding sequence ATGCCAAACCGCGATATGCTTTTCTCTGTGCCAATTGCCAATTTAGGCGACTGGACATTCGACGAACGCGTTGCCGACGTCTTCCCCGATATGATCCAACGTTCCGTGCCCGGCTATTCCAACATCATCTCGATGATTGGCATGCTGGCAGAACGCTTCGTCCGCCCGGATAGCCACGTTTACGATCTAGGATGCTCGCTGGGCGCCGCCACGTTGTCTATGCGACGTAATATTCATGTCCCAGATTGCAAAATTATCGCGGTAGACAATTCTCCGGCAATGGTGAAGCGCTGCCGCAGCCACATTGACGCTTTCCGTTCCGATACCCCCGTTGAGATTATAGAAGCCGATATCCTGAATATTGATATCGAAAATGCATCTATGGTGGTGCTGAACTTTACCCTTCAGTTTCTGGAACCTTCCCAGCGTCAGGTGCTCATCAAGCGTATTTATCAGGGATTGAATCCCGGCGGCGTGCTCGTGCTCTCAGAGAAATTCAATTTTGCGGACAAAGACGTCGGTGAATTGCTGTTCAACATGCATCTCGATTTCAAACGGGCAAATGGCTACAGCGAGTTAGAAATCAGTCAGAAGCGCAGCATGCTGGAAAACGTCATGCTGACCGATTCAGTAGAAACCCATAAAGCTCGACTGGCAGATGCCGGTTTTGAGCACAGCGAAATTTGGTTTCAGTGTTTTAATTTTGGTTCGTTATTAGCCGTGAAAGCAGAGGAAAAGGCGTGA
- the cmoB gene encoding tRNA 5-methoxyuridine(34)/uridine 5-oxyacetic acid(34) synthase CmoB — MIDFGNFYQQIAKGPLSHWLNTLPSQLSSWQQESLHGKFKLWFNSLEHLPSLTPTSLDLNDSVTARMEPDISVGQREGIEKLLRNLMPWRKGPFSLYGVDINTEWRSDWKWQRVLPHISPLKNRLILDVGCGSGYHLWRMVGEGATMAVGIDPMQLFLCQFEAVRKLLGDDQRAHVLPLGIEQLPELAAFDTVFSMGVLYHRRSPLDHLWQLKNQLVAGGELVLETLVIDGDENQVLVPGERYAQMRNVYFIPSAAALTTWLEKCGFVDVRVVDICTTTTQEQRRTDWMITESLAEFLDPDDPTKTVEGYPAPVRAVLVARKPGIYQP; from the coding sequence GTGATCGATTTCGGCAATTTTTATCAACAAATCGCAAAAGGCCCGCTCAGCCACTGGCTTAACACGCTGCCTTCACAGCTCAGTAGTTGGCAGCAAGAATCGTTGCACGGTAAGTTCAAACTCTGGTTTAACTCGCTGGAACACCTCCCGTCGTTAACGCCAACGTCCCTGGATTTGAACGACAGCGTCACGGCACGTATGGAACCCGATATTTCCGTCGGCCAGCGTGAAGGCATTGAAAAGCTGCTACGTAACCTGATGCCCTGGCGTAAAGGCCCTTTTTCGCTTTACGGCGTGGATATCAACACGGAATGGCGTTCTGACTGGAAATGGCAGCGCGTTCTGCCGCATATCAGCCCACTGAAGAATCGCCTGATTCTGGATGTAGGCTGCGGCAGCGGCTATCACCTGTGGCGGATGGTCGGCGAAGGCGCCACGATGGCAGTTGGCATCGATCCTATGCAGTTGTTCTTATGCCAGTTTGAAGCTGTGCGTAAGCTACTCGGCGACGATCAGCGTGCGCACGTTCTGCCGCTCGGTATTGAGCAACTCCCCGAACTTGCTGCGTTTGACACCGTGTTTTCTATGGGCGTGCTGTACCACCGCCGTTCCCCACTCGATCACCTGTGGCAATTGAAGAATCAGTTGGTGGCGGGTGGCGAACTGGTGCTGGAAACGCTGGTCATTGACGGCGATGAAAATCAGGTGCTGGTACCGGGAGAACGCTACGCGCAAATGCGCAATGTGTATTTCATCCCTTCCGCCGCAGCCTTGACAACATGGCTTGAGAAATGCGGCTTTGTTGATGTCCGCGTCGTCGATATCTGCACCACGACAACGCAGGAACAGCGCCGGACAGACTGGATGATCACGGAATCACTGGCTGAATTCCTCGATCCTGACGATCCGACGAAAACGGTGGAAGGTTACCCCGCACCAGTACGTGCCGTATTGGTTGCACGTAAACCCGGTATCTACCAGCCCTAA
- the cutC gene encoding copper homeostasis protein CutC: MTKLEVCCYSVDCAITAAQSGADRIELCAGQREGGLTPSYGVLRGAREKVAIPVHPIVRPRGGDFCYSAMEFAAIKYDIEQIREMGFPGVVVGALNQEGHIDLPKMREIMAVAQGMAVTFHRAFDMCLNPYIALEQLTELGVSRILTSGQQQTAENGLRLLRELTQASRGPIIMAGSGVRLTNVHKFQQAGIRELHSSAGQWTPSPMRYRKIGVSMCSETELDEFSQYCVDGDVVEAMKRAVSPDREIQYVS; the protein is encoded by the coding sequence ATGACGAAACTGGAAGTATGCTGTTATAGCGTTGATTGTGCGATAACAGCAGCGCAGTCTGGGGCTGACAGGATTGAGCTCTGTGCAGGACAGCGAGAAGGCGGGTTAACGCCATCCTATGGTGTGCTGCGTGGTGCGCGCGAAAAAGTCGCGATTCCTGTTCACCCGATTGTGCGTCCGCGAGGGGGCGATTTTTGCTACAGCGCGATGGAATTTGCTGCTATCAAATACGACATTGAGCAGATTCGTGAGATGGGGTTTCCCGGCGTTGTTGTCGGCGCACTCAATCAGGAAGGGCATATTGATTTGCCCAAAATGCGCGAAATCATGGCGGTGGCTCAAGGGATGGCGGTGACTTTTCATCGCGCATTCGATATGTGCCTGAACCCATACATTGCACTGGAACAGCTTACTGAACTTGGCGTATCGCGCATATTGACTTCTGGGCAGCAGCAGACGGCGGAAAATGGGTTGCGGTTATTACGTGAACTAACACAGGCCAGTCGCGGTCCAATTATTATGGCGGGTTCCGGCGTGCGCTTGACTAACGTACACAAATTTCAGCAGGCTGGCATCCGAGAACTACACAGCTCGGCAGGCCAGTGGACACCTTCTCCGATGCGCTATCGCAAAATTGGCGTATCGATGTGTTCTGAGACGGAATTAGATGAATTTAGCCAGTATTGCGTGGATGGTGATGTGGTGGAAGCCATGAAGCGGGCTGTCAGCCCAGATCGTGAAATTCAGTACGTATCCTGA
- a CDS encoding VOC family protein has product MLPDDLITDLARFEQALQELADVLQLDLGAFHADHISLRCHQNTTAESWKAVLLKAGRLLSENQINGRTICLFILENALTVGPWQITCIELPWPGKKHYPHEGWEHVELVLPGEAETLHQRALACLSDDALRTPSIKLKFSSPQGEKERISNPTLAVTNGKVTIKFHPCDIRDVVASEMSTL; this is encoded by the coding sequence ATGTTACCCGATGATTTGATAACGGATTTAGCGCGATTCGAGCAAGCGCTACAGGAATTGGCCGATGTGCTACAGCTGGATTTAGGCGCATTTCATGCTGACCATATTTCGTTGCGTTGCCATCAGAATACGACGGCTGAATCATGGAAAGCGGTGCTGCTAAAGGCTGGCCGCCTGCTGTCTGAAAACCAGATCAATGGCCGCACAATCTGCTTGTTTATTCTGGAGAATGCACTCACGGTCGGCCCCTGGCAGATTACCTGTATCGAGCTACCGTGGCCGGGGAAAAAGCATTATCCGCATGAAGGATGGGAGCATGTGGAACTTGTGCTGCCCGGGGAAGCAGAAACGCTGCACCAGCGTGCGCTAGCCTGCTTGTCTGATGATGCGCTGCGTACGCCGAGCATCAAGCTTAAATTCAGTTCTCCGCAAGGCGAAAAAGAGCGAATTTCTAATCCTACGCTGGCGGTAACCAACGGGAAAGTGACAATAAAATTTCATCCATGTGATATACGCGATGTTGTCGCAAGCGAAATGTCGACGCTATAA
- the argS gene encoding arginine--tRNA ligase: protein MNIQALLSEKVSQALTAAGAPADSEAQIRQSAKAQFGDYQANGVMAVAKKLGMPPRQLAEKVVQLLALEGIAEKTEIAGPGFINIFLDKQWVASQVENALNAPKLGLTPVEPQTIVIDYSAPNVAKEMHVGHLRSTIIGDAAARTLEFLGHNVIRANHVGDWGTQFGMLIAYLEKMQNESANEMDLSDLEAFYREAKKHYDEDADFAERARAYVVKLQGGDEYCRQMWRKLVDITMTQNQINYERLNVTLTKQDVMGESLYNSMLPGIVADLKAKGLAVESEGATVVFLDEYKNKEGEPMGVIIQKKDGGYLYTTTDIACAKYRYETLNADRVLYYIDSRQHQHLMQAWTIVRKAGYVPDSVSLEHHMFGMMLGKDGKPFKTRAGGTIKLSELLDEAYDRALKLIAEKNPQMESDELTALAKVVSIGAIKYADLSKSRTTDYVFDWDNMLAFEGNTAPYMQYAYTRVASIFKRAAIQEDSLTQQITLNDEREFALATRLLQFEETITSVAREGTPHVMCSYLYDLAGLFSGFYEHCPILNAESDDVRQSRLRLALLTAKTLKQGLDTLGIETVEKM from the coding sequence GTGAATATTCAGGCTCTTCTCTCCGAAAAAGTCAGCCAGGCGTTAACCGCCGCGGGCGCGCCAGCAGACAGCGAAGCTCAGATTCGTCAGTCGGCAAAAGCACAGTTTGGTGATTATCAGGCCAATGGCGTTATGGCCGTGGCAAAAAAACTGGGCATGCCGCCGCGACAATTGGCCGAAAAAGTCGTCCAACTTTTGGCGCTGGAGGGCATTGCGGAAAAAACAGAAATCGCAGGCCCCGGATTTATTAATATTTTTCTCGATAAGCAGTGGGTTGCGAGCCAGGTTGAGAACGCCCTGAATGCACCAAAACTGGGTTTAACCCCAGTTGAACCTCAAACGATCGTGATTGACTACTCTGCCCCTAACGTCGCGAAGGAAATGCACGTCGGTCACCTGCGCTCAACCATCATTGGTGATGCAGCGGCACGTACGCTGGAGTTTCTCGGCCACAACGTGATTCGTGCCAACCACGTTGGCGACTGGGGTACGCAGTTCGGCATGCTGATCGCCTACCTTGAAAAAATGCAAAACGAAAGCGCCAACGAGATGGATTTGTCCGATCTTGAAGCGTTCTATCGTGAAGCGAAAAAACACTACGATGAAGATGCCGATTTCGCCGAACGCGCGCGCGCTTACGTGGTGAAATTGCAGGGTGGTGATGAATATTGCCGTCAGATGTGGCGCAAGCTCGTCGATATCACCATGACGCAGAACCAGATCAACTATGAACGCCTCAACGTCACGCTGACCAAACAGGATGTTATGGGTGAAAGCCTGTATAACAGCATGCTGCCGGGCATCGTTGCTGACCTGAAAGCAAAAGGTCTTGCGGTTGAGAGCGAAGGCGCAACGGTCGTTTTCCTTGATGAATATAAAAATAAAGAAGGCGAACCGATGGGTGTCATCATCCAGAAAAAGGATGGCGGCTACCTCTATACCACAACGGACATCGCCTGCGCCAAATACCGTTATGAAACCCTGAACGCCGATCGCGTACTTTACTATATCGATTCCCGCCAACATCAACATTTGATGCAGGCCTGGACCATCGTGCGTAAAGCCGGCTATGTGCCTGATTCTGTCAGCCTCGAACACCACATGTTCGGCATGATGCTGGGCAAAGACGGTAAGCCATTCAAAACGCGTGCAGGCGGAACGATCAAACTGTCTGAGCTGTTGGATGAAGCCTACGATCGCGCCCTGAAGCTCATCGCAGAGAAAAACCCACAGATGGAAAGCGATGAGTTAACCGCGCTGGCGAAAGTGGTTTCTATCGGCGCGATCAAATACGCCGACCTGTCGAAGAGCCGCACGACGGACTACGTTTTCGATTGGGACAACATGCTGGCGTTTGAAGGCAATACCGCGCCTTACATGCAATACGCCTATACCCGCGTCGCGTCTATTTTCAAGCGTGCAGCTATACAAGAAGACAGCTTAACACAGCAGATTACGCTGAACGATGAGCGCGAATTTGCGCTTGCCACGCGTCTGCTGCAATTTGAAGAAACCATCACCTCCGTCGCCCGTGAAGGCACGCCACATGTGATGTGTAGCTATCTGTACGATCTGGCGGGTCTGTTCTCTGGTTTCTACGAGCACTGTCCGATTCTTAATGCCGAAAGTGACGACGTGCGTCAAAGCCGTCTGAGACTGGCGCTGCTGACGGCGAAAACGTTGAAGCAAGGTCTGGATACGCTGGGCATCGAAACCGTCGAGAAGATGTAA
- the murJ gene encoding murein biosynthesis integral membrane protein MurJ — protein sequence MNLLKSLAAVSSMTMLSRVLGFVRDAIVARIFGAGMATDAFFVAFKLPNLLRRIFAEGAFSQAFVPILAEYKSQQGDEATRTFLAYVSGMLTLILALVTVAGMVAAPWVIMVTAPGFAATPERFELTSDLLRVTFPYILLISLTSMVGSVLNTWNRFSVPAFAPTLLNVSMIGFSLFAAPYFNPPVMALAWAVLVGGLLQLGYQLPHLKKIGMLVLPRLKWRDPSVWRVMKLMGPAVLGVSVSQISLIINTIFASFLSEGAVSWMYYADRLMEFPSGVLGVALGTILLPSLAKSFASGNHDEYSRLMDWGLRLCFLLALPSAVALGILAKPLTVSLFQYGKFSAFDALMTQRALIAYSVGLMGLIVVKVLVPGFYSRQDIKTPVKIAIVTLILTQVMNLIFIGPLQHAGLALSIGLASCLNAGLLYWQLRKQDIFQPLPGWRGFLVRLLAAVIVMSLVLLCMLWWMPAWDDGNMTMRILRLLLVVVAGAGSYFATLALLGFRPRDFARRSV from the coding sequence ATGAATCTACTTAAATCACTGGCTGCCGTCAGTTCCATGACCATGTTATCGCGCGTTTTAGGCTTTGTGCGCGATGCGATCGTCGCCCGTATTTTTGGTGCAGGTATGGCGACGGACGCCTTCTTTGTGGCGTTCAAACTGCCTAACCTGCTCCGGCGAATTTTTGCAGAAGGCGCATTTTCACAGGCTTTTGTGCCGATTCTGGCCGAATATAAAAGCCAGCAGGGCGACGAGGCCACGCGAACCTTCCTTGCCTATGTTTCCGGCATGCTGACGCTGATTCTGGCGTTAGTCACCGTGGCGGGGATGGTCGCCGCACCCTGGGTCATCATGGTGACCGCGCCCGGTTTTGCCGCGACGCCAGAGCGCTTTGAACTCACTTCGGATCTATTAAGAGTCACATTTCCCTACATCTTGCTGATCTCGCTGACCTCGATGGTCGGTTCGGTGTTAAATACCTGGAACCGTTTTTCGGTGCCCGCGTTTGCTCCGACATTACTTAACGTCAGCATGATTGGCTTCTCGCTGTTTGCCGCCCCGTATTTTAACCCACCGGTGATGGCGCTGGCTTGGGCGGTTTTGGTTGGCGGTTTACTGCAACTCGGCTATCAGTTACCGCATCTGAAAAAGATTGGCATGCTGGTATTGCCGCGCTTGAAGTGGCGTGACCCGAGCGTTTGGCGAGTGATGAAACTGATGGGGCCTGCGGTTCTGGGTGTCTCGGTGAGCCAGATTTCGCTCATCATCAACACCATTTTCGCGTCCTTCCTCAGCGAAGGGGCGGTGTCATGGATGTATTACGCCGACCGCCTGATGGAGTTTCCTTCCGGTGTACTGGGCGTGGCGTTAGGGACGATCCTGCTCCCATCGCTGGCGAAGAGTTTTGCCAGTGGCAATCATGACGAATACTCCCGTCTGATGGATTGGGGGCTCCGCCTGTGTTTCCTGTTGGCGCTGCCGAGTGCGGTGGCATTAGGCATTTTGGCTAAGCCCTTAACGGTGTCGCTGTTCCAGTACGGCAAATTTAGCGCCTTTGATGCGCTGATGACCCAGCGGGCGCTGATTGCTTATTCAGTGGGGCTGATGGGACTGATTGTCGTCAAAGTACTCGTGCCCGGTTTTTATTCTCGGCAGGATATCAAGACGCCGGTAAAAATAGCGATAGTCACGCTGATCCTGACGCAAGTGATGAACCTGATCTTTATCGGTCCTCTACAACATGCCGGTCTGGCGTTGTCTATCGGTCTGGCTTCCTGCCTGAATGCCGGACTGCTGTATTGGCAACTGCGTAAGCAGGATATTTTCCAGCCGCTGCCGGGTTGGCGGGGTTTTCTGGTTCGCCTGCTGGCTGCCGTTATTGTGATGTCGCTGGTTTTACTGTGTATGCTGTGGTGGATGCCTGCGTGGGATGACGGCAATATGACGATGCGCATTCTGCGTTTGCTGCTGGTCGTGGTCGCAGGGGCGGGTTCCTATTTTGCCACGCTGGCGCTGCTGGGATTCCGTCCTCGAGATTTCGCCCGCCGTAGCGTGTGA
- a CDS encoding YceH family protein encodes MKYQLDAREARVMGCMLEKQITTPDQYPMSLNGITTACNQKTNREPVMELSDSEVQQTLDLLVKKHFLRTLSGFGNRVVKYEHRFCNSEFGDLKLSPAEVALVTTLLLRGPQTPGELRTRAARLYEFSDVGEAESTLEQLQQREDGPFVVRLAREAGKRESRYQHLFSGEVSEIVAPEADSESDHSPLAERVEALEKEVAELKRQLAALLA; translated from the coding sequence ATGAAATACCAATTGGATGCTCGTGAAGCCCGCGTGATGGGTTGCATGCTGGAAAAGCAGATCACTACGCCAGATCAATACCCGATGTCGTTAAATGGCATCACCACGGCCTGTAATCAAAAAACCAACCGCGAACCCGTGATGGAACTGAGCGACAGCGAGGTTCAGCAAACGCTGGATTTACTCGTGAAGAAGCATTTCCTGCGCACGCTCAGCGGGTTTGGTAATCGAGTGGTGAAGTATGAACATCGTTTTTGCAATTCTGAATTTGGTGACCTGAAACTCTCGCCTGCCGAAGTGGCACTGGTGACGACGCTGCTGCTGCGCGGCCCACAGACGCCGGGCGAGTTGCGTACGCGTGCGGCCCGATTGTATGAATTTTCAGATGTTGGTGAAGCCGAGTCTACCCTTGAACAGTTGCAACAGCGTGAGGATGGGCCATTTGTCGTCCGGTTGGCGCGTGAAGCAGGGAAACGAGAAAGCCGCTATCAGCATCTTTTCAGCGGCGAGGTCAGTGAGATTGTCGCTCCCGAAGCGGACAGCGAAAGTGATCATTCACCGCTGGCCGAGCGGGTTGAAGCGTTAGAAAAAGAGGTCGCTGAACTCAAACGTCAGCTTGCCGCGCTGTTAGCGTAA
- the rimJ gene encoding ribosomal protein S5-alanine N-acetyltransferase: MFGYRSTPARVQLTTDRLVVRLAHERDAWRLAEYYSENRDFLKPWEPVRDASHCYPSGWQARLSVINDMHKQGSAYYFLLLDQNENEVYGVANFSNVLRGSFHACYLGYSLGQKWQGQGLMYEALQPAIRYMQRQQHMHRIMANYMPHNQRSGGLLTRLGFEREGYAKNYLLIDGKWQDHVLTALTNAEWKSPR; this comes from the coding sequence ATGTTTGGCTACCGTTCAACGCCAGCAAGAGTGCAATTGACAACTGACAGGCTGGTGGTGCGTCTGGCCCATGAACGCGATGCATGGCGTCTGGCCGAATACTATTCTGAAAACCGTGATTTTCTTAAGCCGTGGGAACCCGTGAGAGACGCCAGCCATTGCTATCCATCAGGCTGGCAAGCGCGTCTGAGCGTGATTAACGATATGCATAAACAGGGCAGCGCCTATTACTTCCTTTTGTTGGATCAGAATGAAAACGAAGTATACGGCGTGGCGAATTTCAGCAACGTGCTGCGGGGATCCTTTCACGCCTGCTATCTGGGCTATTCACTCGGCCAAAAATGGCAGGGGCAGGGACTGATGTATGAAGCGTTGCAGCCAGCAATACGTTATATGCAACGTCAGCAGCATATGCATCGCATCATGGCTAACTATATGCCGCATAACCAGCGTAGCGGGGGATTACTGACACGTTTGGGGTTTGAGCGTGAAGGCTATGCGAAGAATTATCTGCTCATTGATGGCAAATGGCAGGATCATGTATTAACCGCGCTGACCAACGCCGAGTGGAAGTCTCCGCGTTAA